The Humidesulfovibrio mexicanus genome window below encodes:
- a CDS encoding YmfQ family protein: MTGFTVNHAELLTLLLPTPYEATGEVLAASLAAEGAALDAAHASAQAVLEAISPAGADGLWLADWERVLGLPDACAGGYAQTQAERIAAALSKIRQRGGLSRAYFIGLAKALGFAITIEEHAVYTCESPCDQPICDEPWRFVWTVRGPEVTVREFTCESGCEDPLSSWGNAALECVINRLKPAHTFVIFAYGNT; the protein is encoded by the coding sequence ATGACCGGCTTCACCGTAAACCATGCGGAACTTTTAACGCTGCTTTTGCCCACGCCCTACGAGGCCACGGGCGAGGTGCTGGCCGCCAGCCTGGCTGCCGAGGGCGCGGCGCTGGACGCCGCCCACGCCAGCGCCCAGGCGGTGCTGGAGGCCATCAGCCCGGCGGGCGCGGACGGCCTGTGGCTGGCGGACTGGGAGCGCGTGCTGGGACTGCCGGACGCTTGCGCGGGCGGCTACGCCCAAACGCAAGCCGAGCGCATCGCCGCCGCCCTGTCTAAAATCCGCCAGCGCGGCGGCCTGTCCCGCGCCTATTTCATCGGCCTGGCCAAGGCGCTCGGCTTTGCCATCACCATTGAGGAGCACGCGGTCTACACCTGCGAGAGCCCGTGCGACCAACCCATTTGCGACGAGCCCTGGCGCTTCGTGTGGACCGTGCGCGGCCCGGAAGTGACCGTGCGCGAATTCACCTGCGAAAGCGGGTGCGAGGACCCCTTGTCCAGCTGGGGCAACGCGGCGCTGGAATGTGTCATCAACCGGCTGAAGCCCGCGCACACCTTTGTTATTTTCGCCTACGGCAACACATAG
- a CDS encoding baseplate J/gp47 family protein, whose amino-acid sequence MGFTPPDYAAIKAGILRDVQNQLPDAATGADSDFGVRAGATAAAVEGLYQHQAWIARQVFPDTADTEWLERHAALHGLTRKRATVAQGAATFSGTPGAVIAVGTEAKTLAGLVFVTTAEGTIGAGGSVAVPVQAGAAGTAYNLAAGAGLTLTSAPSGVQGAAVLTSAAIGGTDAESDASLLARVLDVLRNPPAGGNKADWRRWAMNVDGVTAAYVFPLRRGLGTVDVCVTSAGGLPSAEILEAVRAYLDEMRPAAASDFLVLAPELAPVPVTAQARLSGLTLAQAEAAITTALAAYFATLEPGDPAYLSRIETAISGVSGVVDRVVTSPAANVDMGAIQWARLGAVTVELLP is encoded by the coding sequence ATGGGCTTCACTCCCCCGGACTACGCGGCCATCAAGGCGGGCATCTTGCGCGATGTGCAGAACCAGCTGCCCGACGCCGCCACCGGCGCGGACTCGGATTTCGGCGTGCGCGCCGGGGCCACGGCGGCGGCGGTCGAAGGCTTATACCAGCACCAGGCCTGGATAGCGCGCCAGGTGTTCCCGGACACGGCGGACACGGAATGGCTGGAGCGCCACGCCGCCCTGCACGGCCTCACGCGCAAGCGGGCCACCGTGGCCCAGGGCGCGGCCACGTTCTCCGGCACGCCTGGCGCGGTCATCGCGGTGGGCACGGAGGCCAAGACGCTCGCCGGGCTGGTGTTCGTCACCACGGCCGAAGGCACCATCGGCGCGGGCGGCAGCGTTGCCGTGCCGGTGCAGGCGGGCGCGGCGGGCACGGCCTACAACCTGGCTGCGGGCGCGGGCCTCACGTTGACCAGCGCGCCCAGCGGCGTGCAGGGCGCGGCCGTACTCACCAGCGCGGCCATCGGCGGCACAGACGCGGAAAGCGACGCAAGCCTGCTGGCCCGCGTGCTGGACGTGCTCCGCAATCCGCCCGCTGGCGGCAACAAGGCCGATTGGCGGCGCTGGGCCATGAATGTGGACGGCGTGACCGCCGCCTACGTGTTCCCGCTACGGCGCGGCCTGGGCACGGTGGACGTGTGCGTCACCAGCGCGGGCGGCCTGCCGTCGGCGGAAATTTTGGAGGCCGTGCGCGCGTACCTGGACGAGATGCGGCCAGCGGCGGCCTCGGATTTCCTGGTGCTGGCCCCGGAGCTGGCGCCGGTTCCCGTGACGGCGCAGGCGCGGCTTTCCGGCCTCACCCTGGCCCAGGCCGAAGCCGCCATCACCACGGCCCTGGCCGCGTACTTCGCCACCCTGGAGCCCGGCGATCCCGCCTATCTTTCGCGCATCGAGACGGCCATTTCCGGCGTTTCCGGCGTGGTGGACCGCGTGGTGACGAGCCCGGCGGCCAACGTGGACATGGGCGCAATCCAGTGGGCGCGCCTGGGCGCGGTGACTGTGGAGCTGCTGCCATGA
- a CDS encoding phage GP46 family protein, with the protein MADAYLDPTTGGYLLEGGALIPDPARGLANAVFLRLMTPLGSYWADAALGSRLHELAREKDVERVAVLAKAYCEQALQPLLDDARALAIAVSTERQHDGWLRLAVQVTDAGGREHLFNHHVRVS; encoded by the coding sequence ATGGCGGACGCATACCTTGACCCCACCACCGGCGGCTATCTCCTCGAAGGCGGCGCGCTGATTCCAGACCCGGCGCGCGGCCTGGCCAATGCCGTGTTTCTGCGGCTCATGACGCCGCTGGGCAGCTATTGGGCGGACGCCGCCCTGGGCTCGCGCCTGCACGAGCTGGCGCGCGAAAAGGACGTGGAGCGCGTGGCCGTGCTGGCCAAGGCGTATTGCGAGCAGGCGCTTCAGCCGCTTCTGGACGACGCCCGCGCTTTGGCCATCGCCGTGAGCACCGAGCGCCAGCACGACGGCTGGCTGCGCCTAGCCGTGCAGGTGACGGACGCGGGCGGGCGCGAGCACCTGTTCAACCACCACGTGAGGGTCAGCTGA
- a CDS encoding phage baseplate assembly protein V: MIRDVMRYVDRRFAGLRLAFRARLSTLGKGAAVQLAQAEALAGERLQAAELFQHFGFTSAPPPGTQLIVLPLGGSTAHSVIIATENGAYRVDVASGEACIYSMWGDKVHLKQERIEVETKTLHIKASQQVVFETPSITMQGTGGGAAAATMTGSLHTTGAITSDGDHVAGGVSLEHHTHPGDSGGTTGEPK; encoded by the coding sequence ATGATTCGTGACGTGATGCGCTACGTTGACCGCAGGTTTGCGGGCCTGCGCCTGGCCTTCCGCGCCAGGCTGTCCACCCTGGGCAAGGGCGCGGCTGTGCAGTTGGCCCAGGCCGAGGCCTTGGCGGGCGAGCGCCTGCAAGCCGCCGAGCTGTTCCAGCACTTCGGCTTCACCAGCGCGCCGCCGCCGGGCACGCAGCTCATTGTGCTGCCCCTGGGTGGCAGCACCGCGCACAGCGTCATCATCGCCACGGAGAACGGGGCGTACCGGGTGGATGTGGCAAGCGGCGAGGCCTGCATCTACAGCATGTGGGGCGACAAGGTGCATTTGAAGCAGGAGCGCATCGAGGTGGAGACAAAGACGCTGCACATTAAGGCCAGCCAGCAGGTTGTTTTCGAGACGCCCTCAATCACCATGCAGGGCACTGGCGGCGGCGCGGCGGCGGCCACCATGACGGGCAGCCTGCACACCACGGGCGCTATCACTTCTGACGGCGACCACGTGGCGGGCGGCGTGAGCCTGGAGCACCACACGCATCCGGGGGATAGCGGGGGCACGACGGGGGAGCCCAAATAA
- a CDS encoding phage baseplate assembly protein: MQSSDDADKVGLIIDGREHRDWERYEVDSDLLTPADGWRVSLGLPAPTDGQALPEYVRPWAPVTLTLGGQVILRGRLDSMETDVAKDAHTLSLSGRDLAGVLVDCSAPVFSARQCGLDEIVAKMVRPLGITSIKVEAGTARHDKISVDPGMTAWDALERVCEQNGCWPYFAPDGTLVIGGPDYTDATNPPVGQLTVRASGQDGGKGNNVLRLVERRGVQERYSEVTVLGQGHGTESAEGAHNIRATAKDSAADAPVNRPKIVVEADCETTGHAQRRARKIVADGKLAAYEIHASVRGHRVLGAIGASGLAPLWTPGQRVRVVSEPHGISGVYYLMRRTFLCGRGQGQITELALKPDGLWQPDVSHHKRHKRKAGAGAGAGGIVDL, translated from the coding sequence ATGCAAAGTAGCGATGACGCCGACAAGGTGGGCCTTATTATAGACGGGCGCGAACACCGCGATTGGGAACGCTACGAGGTGGATTCGGACCTGCTGACCCCGGCGGACGGCTGGCGGGTGAGCCTTGGTTTGCCCGCCCCCACGGACGGCCAGGCCCTGCCGGAATATGTGCGGCCCTGGGCGCCGGTGACGCTGACCCTGGGCGGCCAGGTCATTTTGCGTGGCCGCCTGGACAGCATGGAAACCGACGTGGCCAAGGACGCCCACACCCTGTCCCTTTCCGGGCGCGACCTGGCCGGGGTGCTGGTGGATTGCTCCGCCCCGGTGTTCAGCGCGCGGCAGTGCGGCCTGGACGAAATCGTGGCCAAGATGGTGCGGCCCCTGGGCATAACGTCCATCAAAGTGGAAGCGGGCACTGCCCGCCACGACAAGATTTCGGTGGACCCCGGCATGACCGCCTGGGACGCGCTTGAGCGCGTGTGCGAGCAGAACGGCTGCTGGCCGTACTTCGCGCCGGACGGAACGCTGGTCATCGGCGGGCCGGACTACACCGACGCCACCAACCCGCCCGTGGGGCAACTGACCGTGCGCGCCAGCGGGCAGGACGGCGGAAAGGGCAACAACGTGCTGCGCCTGGTGGAGCGGCGCGGCGTGCAGGAGCGCTATTCCGAAGTGACGGTGCTTGGCCAGGGCCACGGCACGGAAAGCGCGGAGGGCGCGCACAACATCCGCGCCACGGCCAAGGATAGCGCGGCGGACGCCCCCGTGAACCGCCCCAAGATAGTGGTGGAGGCGGATTGCGAAACCACCGGCCACGCCCAGCGCCGGGCGCGCAAGATTGTGGCGGACGGCAAGCTGGCCGCCTATGAGATCCACGCCAGCGTGCGCGGGCACCGGGTGCTGGGGGCGATTGGGGCAAGCGGCCTGGCCCCCCTGTGGACGCCCGGCCAGCGGGTGCGCGTGGTCAGCGAGCCGCACGGCATAAGCGGCGTGTACTACCTCATGCGCCGCACCTTCCTGTGCGGCCGGGGCCAGGGGCAGATAACGGAGCTGGCGCTGAAGCCGGACGGCCTGTGGCAGCCGGACGTGAGCCACCACAAGCGGCACAAACGCAAGGCCGGGGCTGGCGCGGGCGCGGGAGGCATTGTCGATCTATGA
- a CDS encoding DNA circularization protein, with product MAWKDTLLPASFRGAPFEVLRTRDHGEKAVALHEYPYRDGGEVEDLARKARRISITAVFWGPGYEQALEKLIKALGERGAGELVHPVFGPLKAQAVSWDIPHEGERPDYAEVALEFVEAGADTPFFARTWPMVGAKADTARAGTLGVLEHAVANSKNPGALVRSGLRSLAGLQAQLSGQLLSGYDILSSPAAWAADAASLVRGLADLRSFGAGSLLPDFNGLLASLTAAILLPSFSGSGGGSGGTGTGGVFWTAPGTDEAATPPVQGAELDTAAAHVLAEAAVGLAEAAQTVLEAEAQTPTLSPVEIETVAGNSRELIQTSIDTYRAVYPVEQAHAATEPLKDVALAVQQSAAAVIAARPPLVAHTVAARSCPRLLAHRLYGDHTRALEIQRLNALRDPNFLTPGQELTVYAK from the coding sequence ATGGCCTGGAAAGACACCCTGCTTCCCGCCAGTTTCCGGGGCGCGCCTTTTGAGGTGCTGCGCACCCGCGACCATGGCGAAAAGGCCGTGGCCCTCCACGAATATCCCTACCGCGACGGCGGCGAGGTGGAAGACCTGGCCCGCAAGGCCCGGCGCATCAGCATCACCGCCGTGTTTTGGGGGCCAGGCTACGAGCAGGCGCTTGAAAAGCTCATCAAGGCCCTAGGCGAACGCGGCGCGGGCGAGCTGGTGCACCCGGTGTTCGGGCCGCTCAAGGCCCAGGCCGTCAGCTGGGACATCCCCCACGAGGGCGAGCGGCCGGATTACGCCGAGGTGGCGCTGGAGTTCGTGGAAGCCGGGGCGGACACGCCGTTTTTCGCGCGCACCTGGCCCATGGTGGGGGCCAAGGCGGACACCGCCCGCGCCGGGACGCTTGGCGTGCTGGAGCACGCCGTGGCCAACAGCAAGAACCCCGGCGCGCTGGTGCGTTCCGGCCTGCGCAGCCTGGCGGGCCTTCAGGCCCAGCTTTCCGGCCAGCTGTTGAGCGGCTATGACATCCTTTCCTCCCCGGCCGCCTGGGCGGCCGATGCCGCCAGCCTGGTGCGCGGTCTGGCGGACCTGCGCAGCTTTGGCGCGGGCTCGCTCCTGCCGGATTTCAACGGCCTGCTGGCCTCGCTGACTGCGGCCATTCTGCTGCCGTCCTTTTCCGGTTCCGGCGGCGGCTCCGGCGGAACTGGAACCGGCGGCGTGTTCTGGACAGCCCCCGGCACGGATGAAGCCGCAACGCCACCGGTCCAGGGCGCGGAGCTGGACACCGCCGCCGCCCATGTGCTGGCCGAGGCCGCCGTTGGCCTTGCTGAAGCCGCGCAAACCGTGCTGGAAGCCGAGGCGCAAACGCCCACGCTCTCCCCGGTGGAGATTGAAACCGTTGCCGGCAATTCACGCGAACTCATCCAGACCAGTATCGACACCTACCGCGCCGTGTACCCGGTGGAGCAGGCGCACGCGGCCACCGAGCCCTTGAAGGACGTGGCGCTTGCCGTGCAGCAGTCCGCCGCCGCCGTCATCGCGGCCCGGCCGCCGCTTGTCGCCCACACCGTGGCCGCGCGCAGCTGCCCGCGCCTGCTGGCCCACCGGCTGTACGGCGACCACACCCGCGCCCTGGAAATTCAGCGGTTAAACGCCTTGCGCGATCCCAACTTTCTAACGCCCGGCCAGGAGCTGACCGTCTATGCAAAGTAG
- a CDS encoding phage tail tape measure protein yields MPDMDMQVTLKLRDQVSAESQRALEAVRKGVQSTGAAVDGSGRATRDAGRAAVEAGKATAQAANQAATAVSQQAAATDRAAKATRELGQAANETKARAEQMAKAWSDLGHKERNVLGLVGRLREVDRYARRAEQGLASAARSAARLGQGVAQGGAALAAGGYVAGRALAKPVDFEYRLAQMANTAFADQGVEGRRAGMGTLRGAVDLAVRQGGGTRDEAAEALDKMLASGAMKADVATKLLPVLQKRATASGAGTGDLADIAIRGIQQGFFKPEQVEQALDKALVAGQMGGFELKDMARWLPQMMANAAGMKSMGGFERILASAQASAVTAGNKDQAGNNLVNLLAKLNSRDTALDFKKQGIDLSGTLAKARENGQLPLDAFIQLIDTQVVGKDKAFQALKAKAATAQGGEKTAAYDGMADILQASAVGKVVQDRQAMLALVAEMTQRDYVRQVLGGMGKAAGAGETSFQVMAGTTAYKLQQATNEKDIAASRTLDAVGGPLGNVAAKATELAREFPVLATASFAAATAISALAASAGTLAAGRLLFGGRAAAGAAGAAGAAAPATALGRAAAGAKGGWAGAAGRWAGRGGGLLAVAGTALSVHGTETDDSLTRAQKNAAHTGTAGGAAGAWAGGVLGAKAGAAAGGAIGAFFGGVGAGPGALIGGAIGGGFGAWKGYDAGKSLGDKAGELLFKENTVQTVHVTGELKGDGRDLYAVFDARARAEAQRH; encoded by the coding sequence ATGCCGGACATGGACATGCAGGTCACGCTCAAGCTGCGCGACCAGGTGAGCGCGGAAAGCCAGCGCGCGCTGGAGGCCGTGCGCAAGGGCGTGCAGTCCACGGGCGCGGCGGTGGACGGTTCCGGCAGGGCCACGCGCGATGCTGGCCGCGCGGCGGTGGAGGCGGGCAAGGCCACCGCCCAGGCGGCAAACCAGGCCGCCACGGCGGTCAGCCAGCAGGCGGCGGCCACGGACCGCGCCGCCAAGGCCACCCGCGAGCTGGGCCAGGCCGCCAATGAAACCAAAGCCAGGGCCGAGCAAATGGCCAAAGCCTGGAGCGACCTCGGACACAAGGAGCGCAACGTCCTGGGCCTGGTAGGCCGCCTGCGCGAAGTGGACCGTTACGCCCGCCGGGCGGAACAGGGCTTGGCCAGCGCCGCGCGCAGCGCCGCCCGCCTTGGCCAGGGCGTGGCCCAGGGCGGCGCGGCCCTGGCCGCTGGCGGCTACGTGGCCGGGCGGGCGCTGGCCAAGCCCGTGGACTTTGAATACCGCCTGGCGCAAATGGCCAACACCGCCTTTGCGGACCAGGGGGTGGAGGGCAGGCGCGCTGGCATGGGCACGCTGCGGGGCGCGGTGGACCTGGCCGTGCGCCAGGGCGGCGGCACGCGCGACGAAGCCGCCGAGGCCCTGGACAAGATGCTGGCCAGCGGCGCGATGAAGGCCGACGTGGCCACCAAGCTGCTGCCGGTGCTGCAAAAGCGCGCCACGGCCAGCGGCGCAGGCACGGGCGACCTGGCGGACATAGCCATTCGCGGCATTCAGCAGGGTTTCTTCAAGCCCGAGCAGGTGGAACAGGCGCTGGATAAGGCCCTTGTGGCCGGGCAGATGGGCGGCTTTGAGCTGAAGGACATGGCCCGCTGGCTGCCGCAGATGATGGCCAACGCGGCGGGCATGAAGAGCATGGGCGGCTTTGAGCGCATTCTGGCCAGCGCCCAGGCCAGCGCCGTGACGGCGGGCAACAAGGACCAGGCGGGCAACAATCTGGTCAACCTGCTGGCCAAGCTGAACAGCCGCGATACGGCCCTGGACTTCAAAAAACAGGGCATCGACCTTTCCGGCACCTTGGCCAAGGCGCGGGAAAACGGCCAGCTGCCCCTGGACGCCTTCATCCAGCTCATCGATACGCAGGTGGTGGGCAAGGACAAGGCGTTCCAGGCCTTGAAGGCCAAGGCGGCCACGGCCCAGGGCGGCGAGAAGACCGCCGCCTACGACGGCATGGCGGACATTCTGCAAGCCAGCGCCGTGGGCAAGGTGGTGCAGGATAGGCAGGCAATGCTGGCCCTAGTGGCCGAGATGACCCAGCGCGACTACGTGCGGCAGGTGCTGGGCGGCATGGGCAAGGCGGCGGGCGCGGGCGAAACCAGCTTTCAGGTCATGGCGGGCACCACCGCCTACAAGCTCCAGCAGGCCACGAATGAAAAGGACATCGCCGCCTCCCGCACGCTGGACGCCGTGGGCGGGCCGCTGGGCAACGTGGCCGCCAAGGCCACGGAGCTGGCGCGCGAATTTCCGGTGCTGGCCACGGCCAGCTTTGCCGCTGCCACGGCCATATCCGCCCTGGCCGCCTCCGCCGGAACCCTTGCCGCCGGGCGACTGCTGTTCGGAGGGCGCGCGGCGGCTGGCGCCGCAGGGGCCGCAGGCGCTGCCGCCCCGGCAACCGCCCTGGGCCGTGCAGCTGCCGGGGCCAAGGGCGGCTGGGCTGGCGCTGCCGGCCGCTGGGCCGGGCGGGGCGGCGGGCTCTTAGCCGTGGCCGGAACGGCTTTGTCCGTCCATGGCACAGAGACGGACGATTCCCTCACCCGCGCGCAAAAGAACGCCGCCCACACCGGCACCGCCGGGGGAGCAGCGGGCGCGTGGGCCGGGGGCGTGCTTGGGGCCAAGGCGGGCGCTGCCGCAGGCGGGGCCATCGGCGCATTTTTCGGCGGCGTGGGGGCCGGGCCAGGCGCGCTCATCGGTGGCGCAATAGGCGGCGGCTTTGGTGCATGGAAGGGTTATGATGCTGGCAAGAGCCTGGGCGACAAGGCGGGCGAGCTGCTGTTCAAAGAAAATACAGTGCAAACCGTGCATGTGACTGGCGAGTTGAAAGGAGACGGGCGTGACCTGTACGCTGTTTTTGATGCCCGCGCACGTGCGGAAGCTCAACGGCATTAG
- a CDS encoding phage tail protein codes for MALKEYLGAIILEVDGKEIEIEAFDEDHKTGRSLVKTMNRKGRPSGYSEGVHEWTLKITAPIPKTGAPDWDKIIGAKLTVFPVTEGGERIAFVDCVSLGDSRKYTADGAAKVDVTLAAMDRIKE; via the coding sequence ATGGCGCTGAAGGAATACCTGGGGGCCATCATCCTTGAGGTGGATGGCAAGGAAATTGAGATTGAGGCGTTCGACGAAGACCACAAGACGGGCCGCAGCCTGGTCAAAACCATGAACCGCAAGGGCAGGCCCAGCGGCTATTCCGAGGGCGTGCACGAATGGACGCTCAAAATAACCGCGCCCATTCCCAAAACCGGCGCGCCGGATTGGGACAAGATCATAGGCGCCAAGCTCACCGTGTTTCCGGTCACCGAAGGCGGCGAGCGCATCGCCTTTGTGGACTGTGTGAGCCTGGGCGATTCCCGCAAATACACGGCGGACGGCGCGGCCAAGGTGGATGTGACCTTGGCCGCCATGGACCGCATCAAGGAGTAA
- a CDS encoding phage tail sheath C-terminal domain-containing protein, translating into MASPNISFEKIPASIRKPGKYIEFNTRLAVRTLPANAQEVLILGQRLAGGEVPALTPTRVFSDAEAAAYFGQGSMLHRMVRAAIRAYPYISITCLALDDAAAGVAATGTATLAGTATGSGVATVRVGLDLVQVAVASGDTAADVAAALAAQASQQPDLPVTFSANAGVLTLTARHKGALGNAVKIAASCTAPGLSALVSTMAGGETDPGIAAALAVVASAGHDVIITPYADETGLTALREHLEFTGGPLEQRGAVAAYALTGTLASATTLAGQVNHGRISGALLRGARRLPWEIAAAYGAVIASEEDPARPLNTLTLTGVDAPDVADRLTRTEQEVLLRNGVTPLEVGPDGTSVQIVRAITTYTVDPQGIEDVSLLDLTTIRTLDYVRKAVRERVALRFPREKLSSRTPPAVRGEILDVLRKLEELEIVEEVEANKDGVICERDSQDVNRLNAKIPTDVVNGLHVFAGRIDLLL; encoded by the coding sequence ATGGCCAGTCCCAACATCAGCTTTGAAAAAATCCCGGCCAGCATCCGCAAGCCGGGCAAGTATATTGAGTTCAACACCCGGCTTGCCGTGCGCACATTGCCCGCCAACGCGCAAGAGGTGCTCATCCTGGGCCAGCGCCTGGCCGGGGGAGAAGTGCCCGCGCTCACGCCCACCCGTGTGTTCAGCGACGCCGAGGCCGCCGCGTATTTCGGCCAGGGCAGCATGTTGCACCGCATGGTGCGGGCGGCCATCCGCGCCTACCCGTACATAAGCATCACCTGCCTGGCCCTGGATGACGCCGCCGCAGGCGTGGCGGCAACCGGCACGGCGACCCTGGCCGGAACGGCCACCGGCTCCGGCGTGGCCACCGTGCGGGTGGGCCTGGACCTGGTGCAGGTTGCCGTGGCCAGCGGCGACACCGCCGCAGACGTGGCCGCCGCTCTTGCCGCCCAGGCCAGCCAGCAGCCGGACCTGCCCGTGACGTTCTCGGCCAACGCCGGGGTGCTCACCCTCACCGCCCGGCACAAGGGCGCGCTGGGCAACGCCGTCAAGATCGCGGCCAGCTGCACCGCGCCGGGCCTTTCCGCGTTGGTTTCGACCATGGCCGGGGGCGAGACGGACCCCGGCATAGCCGCCGCCTTGGCCGTGGTGGCCAGCGCCGGGCACGATGTCATCATCACCCCCTACGCCGACGAAACCGGCCTCACCGCCCTGCGTGAGCACCTGGAGTTCACCGGCGGGCCGCTGGAGCAGCGCGGGGCCGTGGCCGCGTATGCCCTCACCGGTACGCTGGCCAGCGCCACCACCTTGGCGGGCCAGGTGAACCACGGGCGCATCAGCGGGGCGCTCTTGCGCGGCGCGCGCCGCCTGCCCTGGGAAATCGCCGCCGCCTATGGCGCGGTTATCGCCAGCGAGGAAGACCCGGCAAGGCCGCTGAACACGCTCACGCTCACCGGCGTTGACGCGCCGGATGTGGCCGACCGGCTTACCCGCACCGAACAGGAGGTGCTGCTGCGAAACGGCGTCACCCCGCTTGAGGTCGGCCCGGACGGCACCAGCGTGCAGATCGTGCGCGCCATCACCACCTACACCGTGGACCCGCAGGGCATTGAGGACGTGAGCCTGCTGGACCTGACCACCATCCGCACGCTGGACTACGTGCGCAAGGCGGTGCGCGAGCGCGTGGCCCTGCGCTTCCCGCGCGAGAAGCTGTCCAGCCGCACCCCGCCCGCCGTGCGCGGCGAAATTCTGGACGTGCTGCGCAAGCTGGAGGAGCTGGAGATTGTGGAAGAGGTGGAAGCCAACAAGGACGGGGTCATCTGCGAACGCGACAGCCAGGACGTGAACCGGCTGAACGCCAAGATTCCCACGGACGTGGTCAACGGCCTGCATGTGTTCGCGGGCCGCATTGACCTTCTGCTCTAG
- a CDS encoding DUF4145 domain-containing protein has product MSYFSCYCPHCHTENAAFRSVADVVTNDKGNVFTLFLACNHCKCGVCATVVVSELVNVGGFFVKPAQPHSYDGDIRLSDAYAILNIYPSKESPSAPGYITENIKRCYLQGIDNLLRNQFDAAGAMFRKALDLATKELEETKGNLVNRIDALATKNKITPAMKDWAHAIRLDGNEAAHDGDPIDKETCETLKSFTELFLMYAFTLPEMLKERRAKLTS; this is encoded by the coding sequence ATGAGTTATTTTTCTTGCTATTGTCCACATTGCCACACTGAAAATGCAGCATTTCGTTCCGTTGCAGATGTTGTGACAAATGATAAAGGTAATGTTTTTACATTGTTTTTGGCTTGCAATCATTGTAAGTGTGGAGTTTGTGCTACTGTTGTTGTTTCTGAGCTTGTAAACGTTGGTGGTTTTTTCGTTAAACCCGCTCAACCTCATTCATATGACGGCGACATACGGTTGTCTGATGCATACGCTATCTTAAATATATATCCGTCAAAAGAATCCCCGTCGGCCCCTGGGTATATTACTGAAAATATTAAAAGGTGCTATTTGCAAGGGATTGATAATTTGCTCAGGAACCAGTTCGATGCCGCAGGTGCAATGTTTCGCAAAGCACTTGACCTCGCGACAAAAGAACTCGAAGAGACAAAGGGTAATCTTGTTAATAGAATTGACGCGCTCGCTACAAAGAATAAAATTACTCCTGCTATGAAGGATTGGGCTCACGCAATTCGCCTTGACGGCAACGAAGCTGCACACGATGGGGACCCCATCGACAAGGAAACTTGCGAAACGCTCAAGTCGTTTACGGAGCTGTTTCTGATGTACGCTTTCACCCTCCCAGAAATGTTGAAAGAGCGCAGAGCCAAACTGACGAGCTAG
- a CDS encoding DUF1834 family protein: MPGVSRSSIEDGIMARIAGARLPYLRTLATYGGELDEDLGESIRRFPAAWVAFKGEGEGQRLTTSGSVYRIPATWVVLVAARNLRNEAATRRGDHVRVGTYQMLADLRALLAGQDFGLEIDNLRPGRVQSLTNARFQGQGVSVYAQEWHTRYDFRVAERGTGAPVGSDGQPAELPPLSALGLNYHLSPDDGQADAVDLITLQQGRLA; encoded by the coding sequence ATGCCCGGCGTGTCCAGAAGCAGCATTGAGGACGGCATCATGGCGCGCATTGCCGGGGCCAGGCTGCCGTACCTGCGCACCCTGGCCACCTACGGCGGCGAGCTGGACGAGGACCTGGGCGAATCCATTCGGCGCTTTCCGGCGGCCTGGGTGGCCTTCAAGGGCGAGGGCGAGGGCCAGCGCCTGACGACTTCGGGCAGCGTGTACCGCATCCCCGCCACCTGGGTGGTGCTGGTGGCCGCGCGCAACCTGCGCAACGAAGCCGCCACCAGGCGCGGCGATCACGTGCGCGTGGGCACCTACCAGATGCTTGCGGACCTGCGGGCGCTTCTGGCCGGGCAGGACTTTGGGCTTGAAATCGACAACCTGCGGCCGGGACGCGTGCAAAGCCTGACCAACGCGCGCTTTCAGGGCCAGGGGGTAAGCGTCTACGCCCAGGAATGGCACACCCGGTACGACTTCCGCGTGGCCGAACGCGGCACCGGCGCGCCCGTGGGAAGCGATGGCCAGCCCGCCGAGCTGCCGCCGCTTTCGGCCCTGGGCCTCAACTACCATCTTTCGCCGGACGACGGCCAAGCCGACGCCGTGGACCTCATCACCCTGCAACAGGGGCGGTTGGCATGA